A portion of the Patescibacteria group bacterium genome contains these proteins:
- the rpsP gene encoding 30S ribosomal protein S16, with protein sequence MLKIKLTRRGKRNAPTYRIAVQEARTKVSGRAVAEIGYLIPRVDGNHEFKVDKKAYEGWVAKGAVPTESVIKLINKKYTYTKYEPKKAKAEQPEAGSLKVGNDKNSNE encoded by the coding sequence ATGCTAAAAATAAAACTAACCCGCCGTGGAAAACGCAATGCGCCAACATATAGGATCGCCGTTCAAGAAGCAAGAACCAAGGTCTCGGGAAGAGCTGTTGCCGAGATTGGTTACTTAATACCTCGGGTAGATGGAAACCACGAATTTAAAGTAGATAAAAAAGCTTACGAGGGTTGGGTTGCCAAGGGAGCGGTACCGACAGAATCTGTGATTAAACTGATTAACAAAAAATATACCTATACCAAATACGAGCCAAAGAAGGCAAAAGCTGAACAACCGGAAGCTGGAAGCTTGAAGGTAGGAAATGATAAAAATAGCAATGAATAA
- a CDS encoding KH domain-containing protein: MNKLLDLAKFLISNIVTNKDGLEITIATPQENVAIVNVKADSADIPIIIGKKGIVIRALRSILRIRAPLDNKFIDISIDDGLQHN, encoded by the coding sequence ATGAATAAGCTACTAGATCTCGCAAAATTTCTCATCTCCAACATCGTCACCAACAAAGACGGGCTTGAGATAACAATCGCTACCCCTCAAGAAAATGTAGCCATTGTAAATGTAAAAGCCGATTCCGCCGATATTCCAATTATTATTGGCAAGAAGGGGATTGTTATCAGAGCCTTAAGATCAATTCTGCGCATTAGAGCGCCTTTGGATAATAAGTTTATTGATATCTCGATTGACGATGGTCTACAGCATAATTAG
- the trmD gene encoding tRNA (guanosine(37)-N1)-methyltransferase TrmD: protein MVYSIISTFPEIFDSFLKSSLIKKALDKKVITVNLYNLRDYATDKRHTVDAKPYGGGAGMLYMVEPMFKAVSSIKAKDPQAQTVIFSPKGQILTQSRVSSLSSLSHLVLLCPRYEGFDQRIVELTNARELSIGNYITMGGETPAMVLIEASARLIPGVVAKEESVLQESFSPEFSLEHPQYTRPQKFLGLSVPDTLISGNHQKIKDWKKSN from the coding sequence ATGGTCTACAGCATAATTAGCACCTTCCCCGAAATTTTTGATTCTTTCTTAAAGTCTTCTCTAATAAAAAAAGCGTTAGATAAAAAGGTTATTACTGTAAATTTGTATAATCTGCGAGACTACGCAACAGATAAAAGACACACGGTTGACGCCAAACCCTACGGCGGAGGCGCGGGGATGCTGTATATGGTAGAACCGATGTTTAAAGCAGTATCCTCAATTAAGGCTAAAGATCCCCAAGCCCAAACTGTTATTTTTTCTCCCAAAGGACAAATTTTGACACAATCTAGGGTTTCTTCCCTGTCATCTTTATCCCATCTAGTCCTTCTCTGCCCCCGCTACGAGGGTTTTGACCAAAGAATTGTAGAGCTGACCAACGCAAGAGAGCTATCCATTGGAAACTACATTACCATGGGAGGAGAGACCCCAGCTATGGTACTTATAGAAGCTAGCGCAAGACTAATTCCTGGCGTAGTGGCAAAAGAAGAGTCCGTTTTACAAGAAAGCTTTTCTCCAGAATTTTCTCTGGAACATCCCCAATACACCAGACCCCAAAAGTTTTTGGGTCTTTCTGTTCCTGATACTTTAATTTCGGGAAACCATCAAAAAATAAAAGATTGGAAAAAATCAAATTAA
- the pilO gene encoding type 4a pilus biogenesis protein PilO, with protein MEILEKHKIILLGVMLVGFIALSFFGLRFFTYWIKNKDSSNLILEEINQLSLKENSLKSLSALAPKIDANLRIVDTVITPQVDIPGFMTQIETVATDAGLKVDRLTFVRTDTSASEKVVAVPFVSLSGSFTGNYDSVLKFFKTVEGARRITYSHDIKVSAVVDKESVGVYSLNVALDGFYLLENTKLNQGSSGVDFRTKENAQLIDQISNLREYQIQRLPNSEMIPLQDTTTTFETPP; from the coding sequence ATGGAAATTCTCGAAAAACACAAAATAATTCTTTTGGGCGTTATGTTGGTTGGGTTTATCGCTTTGTCTTTTTTTGGTTTGCGTTTTTTTACCTATTGGATCAAGAACAAAGATTCCAGCAACCTCATTCTGGAAGAGATAAACCAGCTATCCCTAAAAGAGAACTCTTTAAAGTCGCTCTCGGCTTTAGCGCCTAAAATAGACGCTAATTTAAGGATAGTGGATACAGTAATAACCCCGCAAGTAGATATACCCGGCTTTATGACGCAAATAGAAACCGTGGCAACAGACGCTGGTCTTAAGGTAGACAGGCTTACTTTTGTAAGAACAGATACAAGCGCCTCCGAAAAGGTGGTAGCGGTACCTTTTGTTTCTCTCTCGGGATCATTTACTGGTAATTACGACAGTGTACTCAAATTCTTTAAAACGGTTGAAGGGGCGCGGAGAATTACTTACAGTCACGACATAAAAGTCTCTGCTGTTGTTGATAAAGAGTCGGTAGGAGTTTATAGCCTAAATGTCGCCCTTGATGGATTTTACCTGCTGGAAAATACAAAGCTAAATCAGGGGTCCTCGGGAGTCGATTTTAGAACAAAGGAGAACGCTCAATTAATCGATCAGATTTCCAATTTAAGAGAATACCAAATTCAAAGACTCCCCAATTCGGAAATGATTCCGCTACAAGATACTACAACCACCTTTGAGACACCCCCTTAA
- a CDS encoding PilN domain-containing protein, with the protein MQREINLVPENLVKRKEKSAILALSSKVLGVLVAVALLFALASFYLYFKLNSSLAKLNLDLDQKKESVKSLEKIEQQNNELSFKLEILNKIIADQEYYSGFLEEVKKVLPPAVVIDDINFTDNASVTVSGTALSYGSLADFIENVSSASEDPNSIYKEISLSEVTLKKETRQISFSSMIKLKDNALKAKTKI; encoded by the coding sequence ATGCAAAGAGAAATTAATTTAGTGCCCGAAAATCTAGTCAAAAGAAAAGAAAAGTCGGCTATTCTGGCTCTTTCTAGCAAAGTTCTTGGTGTTTTAGTCGCGGTGGCATTGTTGTTTGCTTTAGCGTCGTTTTATTTGTATTTTAAGCTCAATAGCTCCCTTGCTAAATTAAACTTGGATTTGGATCAAAAAAAGGAATCGGTAAAATCGTTGGAAAAAATTGAACAGCAAAACAACGAATTGTCCTTTAAGCTTGAAATTTTAAATAAAATTATTGCCGATCAGGAATATTACTCGGGTTTTTTGGAAGAAGTAAAAAAGGTCTTACCGCCTGCGGTTGTAATTGACGATATAAATTTTACAGATAATGCTTCTGTGACAGTCAGCGGGACAGCTCTTTCTTATGGGTCGCTTGCCGATTTTATAGAGAATGTGTCTAGCGCATCCGAAGACCCCAATTCGATTTATAAAGAAATTTCTCTTTCCGAAGTGACTCTAAAAAAAGAAACTAGGCAGATAAGTTTTAGCTCAATGATTAAATTAAAAGACAACGCGTTAAAGGCTAAAACCAAAATTTAG
- the pilM gene encoding type IV pilus assembly protein PilM translates to MNKLGLDIGSSKIKCVEITASVSPPKLVSYDISNLPAISLYSDSKADRSEFIDFIKEYIFSSKFSTNNIVVGLPESKVFTKIIEVPNLSEKELAESIKWEAQQYFPDSIENLSLQYQQLPRSSQSPEGEKNKTEVLLVAVNKALIEKYVGIFEKAGCEVQGIEPESMAIARAIQNAPNTPVSLALNIGADTSDLIISESGIIRFTRSVSSGMEAFTRAISQEIGIDLRQAESYLTSYGLDEGKLEGKIAKIIRPVVDMVVTEVKRSVVYFESRKQGRKVERIVLCGGGATMPGILQYIVSAVGIEVEMADPWKHLAIDSQKFSESDLNIFGPFFTTAVGLALKGL, encoded by the coding sequence ATGAATAAATTAGGTCTTGATATTGGATCCAGCAAAATAAAATGTGTTGAGATTACAGCAAGTGTTTCCCCACCAAAACTTGTCTCTTACGATATTTCCAATCTACCTGCAATTTCGCTCTACTCCGACTCCAAAGCTGACAGGAGCGAGTTTATTGATTTTATTAAAGAGTATATTTTTAGCAGTAAATTCTCAACCAACAATATTGTAGTTGGGTTGCCGGAGTCCAAAGTATTTACTAAAATTATCGAAGTGCCCAATTTGTCCGAAAAAGAGCTTGCCGAATCTATCAAATGGGAAGCGCAACAGTATTTTCCCGACTCCATAGAAAATTTAAGTTTGCAATATCAGCAACTGCCTCGTTCTAGCCAATCTCCCGAGGGAGAAAAAAACAAGACCGAGGTTTTGCTTGTTGCTGTAAACAAAGCGTTAATCGAAAAATATGTGGGGATTTTTGAAAAAGCGGGATGCGAAGTCCAAGGAATTGAGCCGGAATCTATGGCTATTGCTAGAGCTATTCAAAATGCTCCCAATACGCCGGTTTCTTTAGCCTTAAATATTGGAGCAGACACCTCCGATTTAATTATTTCGGAGAGCGGTATCATCCGTTTTACCCGAAGCGTTTCCTCTGGAATGGAAGCGTTCACAAGAGCCATATCGCAAGAAATTGGAATAGATCTAAGGCAAGCAGAAAGTTATTTGACCAGCTACGGCTTGGACGAAGGCAAACTAGAAGGCAAGATTGCCAAGATAATCCGCCCCGTTGTGGATATGGTAGTTACTGAAGTTAAAAGGTCAGTGGTCTATTTTGAAAGCAGAAAGCAAGGGAGAAAGGTTGAGCGAATTGTTCTTTGCGGTGGCGGAGCTACAATGCCAGGAATTTTGCAGTACATTGTTTCTGCCGTTGGGATAGAAGTGGAGATGGCGGATCCTTGGAAGCATCTGGCGATAGACAGCCAAAAATTTTCGGAATCCGACTTAAATATTTTTGGACCTTTCTTTACAACCGCTGTTGGTTTAGCATTAAAGGGTCTTTAG